The Oncorhynchus masou masou isolate Uvic2021 unplaced genomic scaffold, UVic_Omas_1.1 unplaced_scaffold_2964, whole genome shotgun sequence DNA window tttgactaggccctTACAAGACATAtacatgtttccccttaaaccacttgagtgttgctttaacaGAATGCTTAggttcattgtcctgctggaaggtgaacctctgttccaggctcaaatctctggaagactgaaacaggtttccctcaagaatttccctgtatttggcgccatccatcattccttccattctgaccagtttcccagtccctgtcgatgagaaaaacatccccacagcatgatgctgtcaccaccatgcttcactgtggggatggtgttctcggtgtaatgagaagtgttgggttttCGCCAgacagcgttttccttgatggccaaaaagctaaattttgtctcatctgaccagagcaccgtCTTCCACatgtcttttggcaaacaccaaacgtgcttatttttttctttaagcaattttTTTTATCGTCACTATTCCGTAAAGGGttcagcagggtagcctagtggttagagcgttggactagtaaccggaaggttgcaagttcaaatccccgagctgacaaggtacaactctgtcgttctgcccctgaacaaggcagttaacccactgttcctaggccgtcattgaaaataagaatttgttcttaactgacttgcctggttaaataaaaagcccagctctgtgtagtgtacagcttaaagtggtcgtatggacagatactctaatctccgctgtggagctttgcagctgcttcagggttatctttggtctctttgttgcctctctgattgaTGCCCTCCATGCCTGGTcggtgagttttggtgggcggccctctcttggcaggtttgttgtggtgccatattctttccatttttttaaataatcgatttaatggtgctccgtgggatgttaaaAGTTTCAGAAGTTTTTATAACCCGACCctaatctgtacttctccacaactttgtccctgacctgtttggagagctcctcggtcttcatggtgccgcttgcttagtggtgttgcagattctggggcctttcagaacaggtgtgtgtatatatactgagatcatgtgacacttagattgcacacaggtggacttgatttaaataattatgtgacttctgaaggtaattggttgcaccagatcttatttaggggcttcatagcaaagggggtgaatgcatatacacgcaccacttttcagttttttcacttcaccaatttggactattttgtgtatgtccattacatgaaacacccccccccccccaaatttttttatttatttaaattacaggttgtaaaatGCCTTAACATAGttaaaacaccaagggggatgaatactttggCGAGGCACTGTACTTATTATATATTacttattactatattatattatatatatatattatatgtattatatGCGAGGCACTGTACTTATTATATATTacttattactatattatatatatattatatgtattatatGCGAGGCACTGTACTTATAATATATTacttattactatattatatatatattatatgtattatatgcaaggcactgtacttattaTATATTacttattactatattatattatatatatattatgtattatatGCGAGGCACTGTACTTATTATATATTacttattactatattatattatatatatattatgtattatatGCGAGGCACTGTACTTATTATATATTacttattactatattatattatatatatattatatgtattatatgcaaggcactgtacttattaTATATTacttattactatattatattatatatatatattatatgtgagGCACTGTACTTATTATATATTacttattactatattatattattatatattacttattactatattatatatatattatatgtgagGCACTGTACTTATTATATATTacttattactatattatattattatatattacttattactatattatatGCAAGGCAAAGAACTGATACTGTAACACTGGTTGTCTGGGTGAGTTGTCTGGGTGTCTGCGGGTGACTTTTGACCACTTGAATTGGATGTCTGGTACTTTAATATATATTACTATATTTACTGAAGATCATATGAATCTCTTAAATTAGAATGGCCAATTTGGATTCAATCAATTAGCTGTATTCCTCAGAGATCAAATCACATCATTCGAACACAAATGTTTCTGGAACGCTTATGTTGTCTAACTATAGAAACGATTTCAGAACGTGGGTGTTAAAAGCCTCTTGTGTTTTTTGAGGttgaatgaccccccccccccatttcattTTCCAGTCGAACGAGGAGCGAGTTCTAACTCCAGCTCTAGTGATGGGGCACCAGCAGAACCTGAACAGCACCAGGAGAATCCTAGAGCTAAGAAGTTTTGGAGCTGCCCAGATTGTGGAATAGAGATCGCTCACCCATCTAATTTCAATAGACAcctgagaacacacacaaaccttGCTAAGGAGTCTTCCGTCTGTCCAATATGTGGGAAAGACTTTGTTCACCCCTCCAAACTGAAGAGACATTTCCGaacacatacaggagagaagccttaccagtGCTCTGTGTGCGGGAAGCGATTCACACTGAAGCCCCACCTGGAAAGACATCAGATGACCCACCCTGGAGGGAAGCAGCCAGACGCGACAAAGAAGCACCCGTGCTCCGATTGTGGAAAGGAATGTTTCTCTGCATATGAACTGAAGATGCACATGAGAAAGCACACCGGGGAGAGACCTCACCAGTGCTCCTACTGCGAGATGAGCTTTGGCTGTAAGGGAACTCTATCGAGACACGTACGACGCCATACAGGAGCACCCACACCGAAACCTTACCAATGCTCACAGTGTGGGAAGAGATACGAGTCACCGTCGAGGCTCAGGCAGCATCAGACTgtgcacactggagagaaaccttacgaGTGCTCTGATTGCGGGAGGGGTTTCGCTTCGACCGAAGGTCTTCGCAAACGTCAATGCAGCCATGCCAGTAACCATAGCAATCAGTGTACACTGGGAATTCCAGATATGGTGTCATCATCGGGCAGTCAAACTATGAATATCAAGGTCGAAGACGAGGAACAGGTGCTGGCAATTAATgtcaaagaggaagaggaggaggaaatggTTGTTTCTGTCAATGCTGATAGAGAGAAACCTTACCGTTGTACCTCCTGTAAAAATACCTTTGATCACCGTAGCTCTCTAGCAAGACACAAACAATCCCACACTAGTGTCGCACAGTACAGCTGCTCAGAATGTGGGAAGGAATTCAGCCAATCGTGGACTTTCAAGATTCACATGCAACAGCACACCGGAGAGCACCCGTACCACTGCTGTCAGTGTGATAAGAGTTTCTCAGCTTCACCACTCCACAAAAGACACCAGCGAGTTCACACTGAGGTGAAACCTTACCCCTGCTCTCTCTGCAGAAATGAATTATCCTCGTCGGCAAACCAGTGCTGTCTCCATGCTGGAGAAGGACCTGTGGCTAGCCTGAGCCAAGCTCCTGGACAGGGATCACAGCAGCAGGTGTCTGCAGCGGTAGAGGAGTCTGTTGTACTGGATGTCAAAGTGAAAGAGGAGGATCCTGCTTTCGGTGAGTAAAAGTGTTTGTGTTGTACTATAGCTTTGATATTTAATGCAACCTCTTGCTTAAGCTTCAACCATGAGAAAACGTAGCCCTGTGCTAACATAACCAGCTGATACCTTGAGAAAACGTAGCCCTATGCTAACACAACCAGCTGATACCTTGAGAAAATGTAGCCCTATGCTAACATAACCAGCTGATACCTTGAGAAAACGTAGCCCTATGCTAACACAACCAGCTGACGGCATGAACATTTCCTGTAACAAATTCCACATCagccaatatatatatttttttacatgttgtgttttatatatacagtaccagtttattaaagtttggacacacctactcattcaaggggtttttatttttactgttttctacattatagaataatagtgaagacatcaaaactatgaaataacacatatggaatcatgtaggatccaaaacaatttattttatatttgagattcttcaaagtagccaccctttgccttgatgacagctttgaacactcttggcatgctctcaaccaacttcacctggaatgcttttccaacagtcttgaaggagttcccacatatgctgagccctGGTCCTGTATAAaattggtaaaatagcccttacacagcctggaggcgtgttaggtcattgtcctgttgaaaaacaaatgatacgccatcccatctggtttgtgatTAGAGGGactatcactgcagaatgctgtggtagccatgctggttaggtgtgccttgaatattataaataaatccctgacagtgtcaccagcaaagcaccatcacaccacctcctccgtgcttcacagtgggaaccacacatgcagagatcatctgttcacctcctccaggtctgacaaagacacggcggttggaaccaaaaatctcaaatttagagtcatcagaccaaaggactgatttgcaccggtctaatgtccattgctcgttttTCTTGGCCAAAGCCTTTTCTTCTTATAGGTGTCcatcagtagtggtttctttgcagcaattcgaccatgaaggtctgattcacgcagtctcctctgaacagttgatgttgagttgtgtctgttacttgaactctgaggcATTTATctaggctgcaatttctgaggctggtgacTCTAATCAACGTATCCTCTTccacagaggtaactctgggtcttcctttcctctgacggtcctcatgaaagccagtttcatcatagcacttgatggtttttgctactgcacttgaagaaactttaaaagttcttgaaattttctgaattgactaaccttcatgtcttaaaataatgatgggttgtcatttctctttgcttatttgagcttttctttccataatatggacttatttttaccaaatagggctatcttctgaataccaaccttgtcacagcacaactgatgggctcaaacgcattaagaaggaaagaaattccacaaagtcacttttaacaaggcacacctgttaattgaaatgcatatgaagctggttgagagaatgccaagagtgcgcaaagctgtcatcaacgcaaagggtggctactttgaagaatataaaatagaAAAGTGAAGAATCTAAAGTAGAAaattatatttagatttgtttaaaactttttttgtttactacctgattccatgtgtgttaatTCACTGCttttctacaatatagaaatgagtaaaaaataaagaaaaacccttgaatgaggagttttccaaacttttgactggttctgtatgtcCAAGCTGAGGATGGAATCCCACTGTGATAATGTACAAATGGTGATAATGTACAAATGATGATAATACCCTttttgtgtaagagctgtttgaaactgCCGCCTGAAATTTTTAGCCTGTTGTGTTGGGATCGTTTGATTACCAAAAACAAGGAGACGGTAGCCTACAGGTCGGAGGcgagggccctggtggagtggaGCCAGGGGAAATACCCTCTCCGTCAACAAACTGAAGGAGCTGATCCTGGAGACGGCAGAGAGAGACGAAGGTGGTGAGAAGCTTAAGGCccatcactgacaacctgaaatgaTCCATTCACACAGGCCGTGTGGTGAAGGCataacagcgcctcttcaacctcccAGGAGGCCCAGGAAACCCTcagacttctacagatgcaccgtTGAGAGCATcccgtcgggctgtatcaccgcctggtacggtaaaTGCACCGTCCGCAACCACAGAGGGTGGTGCCTTCATCCCAACACATCACTGGGAGCacgctgcctgccctccaggtcatctacagccctcggtgtcacaggaaggccaagaaagATCATAATGGACCCGAGCCACatcctgttcaccctgctaccatctagacgATCATAATggacccgagccacagcctgttcaccctgctaccatctagacgATCATAATggacccgagccacagcctgttcaccctgctaacATCTAGACGATCATAATggacccgagccacagcctgttcaccctgctaccatctagacgATCATAATggacccgagccacagcctgttcaccctgctaccatctagacgATCATAATggacccgagccacagcctgttcaccctgctaacATCTAGACGATCATAATggacccgagccacagcctgttcaccctgctaccatctagacgATCATAATggacccgagccacagcctgttcaccctgctaccatctagacgATCATAATGGACCCGAGCCACatcctgttcaccctgctaccatctagacgATCATAATGGACCCGAGCCACatcctgttcaccctgctaccatctagacgATCATAATggacccgagccacagcctgttcaccctgctaccatctagacgATCATAATGGACCCGAGCCACatcctgttcaccctgctaccatctagacgATCATAATGGACCCGAGCCACatcctgttcaccctgctaccatctagacgATCATAATggacccgagccacagcctgttcaccctgctaccatctagaaaaTCATAATGGACCCGAGCCACATCCTGTTCACcttgctaccatctagaagatcatcataATCTGCCGTTGTTATAGCAGTggacatagtcactgttactagctggctaccaccttagactgctgccctatgtacatagtcactgttactagctggctaccaccttaggGCAGCAGTctatctatgtacatagtcactgttactagctggctaccaccttagactgctgccctatgtacatagtcactgttactagccagctaccaccttaGGGCAGCAGTctatctatgtacatagtcactgttactagctggctaccaccttaggGCAGCAGTctatctatgtacatagtcactgttactagctggctaccaccttagactgctgccctatgtacatagtcactgttactagctggctaccaccttaggGCAGCAGTctatctatgtacatagtcactgttactagctggctaccaccttagactgctgccctatctatgtacatagtcactgttactagccagctaccaccttagcctgctgccctatgtacatagtcactgttactagctggctaccaccttagaatgctgccctatctatgtacatagtcactgttactagctggctaacACCTTAGGGCAGCAGTctatctatgtacatagtcactgttactagccagctaccaccttagactgcaGCCCTATGGACATAGTTACTGTTACTAGCTGAATACCACCTTAGACTGCAGCCctatctatgtacatagtcactgttactagctggctaccaccttagactgctgccctatggacatagtcactgttactagctggctaccaccttagactgctgccctatctatgtacatagtcactgttaccagctggctaccaccttagactgctgccctatggacatagtcactgttactagctggctaccaccttagactgctgccctatctatgtacatagtcactgttaccagctggctaccaccttagactgctgccctatggacatagtcactgttactagctggctaccaccttagactgctgccctatctatgtacatagtcactgttaccagctggctaccaccttagactgctgccctatggacatagtcactgttactagctggctaccaccttagactgctgccctatctatgtacatagtcactgttactagctggctaccaccttagactgctgccatatggacatagtcactgttaccagctggctaccaccttagactgctgccctatggacataatcactgttactagctggctaccaccttagactgctgccctatctatgtacatagtcactgttactagctgaataccaccttagactgcagccctatctatgtacatagtcactgttaccagctggctaccaccttagactgctgccctatggacatactcactgttactagctggctaccaccttagactgctgccctatctatgtacatagtcactgttactagctggctaccaccttagactgctgccatatggacatagtcactgttaccagctggctaccaccttagactgctgccctatggacataatcactgttactagctggctaccaccttagactgctgccctatctatgtacatagtcactgttactagctggctaccaccttagactgctgcccaatggacatagtcactgttactagttggctaccaccttagactgctgccctatctatgtacatagtcactgttaccagctggctaccaccttagactgctgccctatctatgtacatagttactgttactagccggctaccaccttagactgcagccgtatctatgtacatagtcactgttactagccagctaccaccttagactgctgccctatggacatagtcactgttactagctggctaccaccttagactgcagccctatctatgtacatagtcactgttactagccagctaccaccttagactgctgccctatctatGTGCATAgttactgttactagccggctaccaccttagactgctgccctatctatgtacatagtcactgttactagctggctaccaccttagactgcagccgtatctatgtacatagtcactgttactagctggctaccaccttagactgctgccctatctatgtacagagtcaatgttaccagctggctaccaccttagactgctgccctatctatgtacatagtcactgttactagctggctaccaccttagactgctgccctatggacatagtcactgttactagctggctaccaccttagactgcagccctatctatgtacatagtcactgttactagctggctaccaccttagactgctgccctatctatgtacagagtcaatgttaccagctggctaccaccttagaaTGCTGCCCTATCTATGGACATAgttactgttactagccggctaccaccttagactgctgccctat harbors:
- the LOC135534068 gene encoding zinc finger protein OZF-like → MNEDSADLSIPPRSCSTEPNPPESLVPDSNHRDIDTCSEIPRFNIVVKEEEDWDVDDTVERGASSNSSSSDGAPAEPEQHQENPRAKKFWSCPDCGIEIAHPSNFNRHLRTHTNLAKESSVCPICGKDFVHPSKLKRHFRTHTGEKPYQCSVCGKRFTLKPHLERHQMTHPGGKQPDATKKHPCSDCGKECFSAYELKMHMRKHTGERPHQCSYCEMSFGCKGTLSRHVRRHTGAPTPKPYQCSQCGKRYESPSRLRQHQTVHTGEKPYECSDCGRGFASTEGLRKRQCSHASNHSNQCTLGIPDMVSSSGSQTMNIKVEDEEQVLAINVKEEEEEEMVVSVNADREKPYRCTSCKNTFDHRSSLARHKQSHTSVAQYSCSECGKEFSQSWTFKIHMQQHTGEHPYHCCQCDKSFSASPLHKRHQRVHTEVKPYPCSLCRNELSSSANQCCLHAGEGPVASLSQAPGQGSQQQVSAAVEESVVLDVKVKEEDPAFGERPRKPSDFYRCTVESIPSGCITA